The following are encoded in a window of Calderihabitans maritimus genomic DNA:
- a CDS encoding DUF1385 domain-containing protein yields MPNIHYGGQAVIEGVMMRGPNEMAVAVRKNTGEIVVERETINSLANRIPIFKWPLLRGFLALMEALVIGIKALTFSANQVAEEKEQLSTLEIIITIILALGAALLLFVVLPTSLAHGLRAYMSEFWLNLVEGILRIAIFLGYIVAISQMKDIQRIFAYHGAEHKVIGAFEAGEELTIDNAQKFSTLHPRCGTNFLLIVMLLTILVFSFLSYSNLLWRVLSRIFLMPLIAGAAYEIIKLAGRYPNSKLVHTLIAPGLWLQKLTTREPDDEQVEVALEALKALIPEGKEDSTDG; encoded by the coding sequence GTGCCTAATATTCATTACGGGGGACAGGCTGTTATTGAGGGAGTAATGATGCGGGGCCCAAACGAAATGGCCGTAGCAGTGCGCAAGAATACCGGCGAGATTGTGGTGGAAAGAGAAACTATCAATTCGCTGGCGAATCGTATACCCATTTTTAAGTGGCCTTTGTTACGGGGTTTTCTGGCCTTGATGGAAGCCCTGGTTATCGGGATTAAGGCCCTTACTTTTTCTGCCAATCAGGTAGCCGAAGAAAAGGAGCAATTGAGCACACTGGAAATTATCATTACCATAATTTTGGCCTTAGGAGCGGCCTTGCTGCTTTTTGTTGTGCTGCCCACTTCCTTGGCCCACGGGTTAAGAGCTTATATGTCGGAGTTCTGGCTGAACCTGGTGGAAGGCATTTTAAGAATCGCTATTTTTCTGGGTTACATTGTAGCAATTTCCCAGATGAAAGATATTCAGCGCATCTTTGCCTATCATGGAGCGGAACACAAAGTTATCGGCGCTTTTGAAGCGGGGGAAGAACTGACGATAGACAATGCGCAAAAGTTCTCTACCCTGCACCCCCGTTGTGGAACCAACTTTCTGTTAATAGTTATGTTGCTTACTATACTGGTTTTTTCTTTCTTAAGTTATTCTAATCTGTTATGGCGGGTTTTATCGCGAATTTTTCTGATGCCTTTAATTGCCGGCGCAGCCTATGAAATTATTAAACTGGCCGGCAGGTATCCTAATTCCAAACTAGTGCATACTTTAATTGCACCGGGACTCTGGTTGCAGAAACTTACCACCCGGGAGCCTGACGACGAACAGGTTGAGGTTGCTTTAGAAGCGCTTAAAGCTCTTATTCCAGAAGGTAAAGAAGACTCTACCGATGGCTAG
- the prfA gene encoding peptide chain release factor 1 → MFEKLQNIEDKYEELGRLLSDPEVIADQKQYQKHAKAHAALSEIVNVFREYKKVCKDLQEARELLEDDLEKDFREMVEAEFEELEEKKARLERELKILLLPKDPNDEKNVIMEIRAGAGGEEAALFAGDLFRMYSRYAENQGWRTEILSSHPTDMGGFKEIIFLVEGHGAYSKLKFESGVHRVQRVPTTESGGRIHTSTATVAVLPEAEEVDIEIDPKDLRIDVFCSSGPGGQSVNTTQSAVRITHLPTGIVVTCQDEKSQHKNKDKAMRVLRARLLDKLEQERQQELANARRSQVGSGDRSERIRTYNFPQNRVTDHRIGLTVHKLEQVLQGELEEIIEALITTDQAAKLEEME, encoded by the coding sequence GTGTTCGAAAAACTACAAAACATTGAGGATAAATACGAAGAACTGGGGAGACTTCTCAGTGACCCGGAGGTTATTGCCGATCAGAAACAATACCAAAAACATGCCAAGGCTCACGCAGCTCTATCAGAGATTGTGAATGTCTTCAGAGAATACAAGAAGGTTTGCAAAGATTTACAGGAAGCCCGGGAACTTTTGGAAGACGACCTGGAGAAAGATTTTCGAGAAATGGTAGAAGCGGAGTTTGAAGAACTGGAGGAAAAAAAAGCCCGGCTGGAGCGAGAGCTTAAAATACTGTTGTTGCCTAAAGATCCCAATGATGAGAAAAACGTGATCATGGAAATTCGAGCCGGGGCCGGCGGGGAAGAGGCGGCCCTTTTTGCCGGGGACTTGTTCCGTATGTACAGTCGATACGCGGAAAACCAGGGTTGGCGAACGGAAATTTTAAGTTCCCACCCAACCGATATGGGAGGGTTCAAAGAAATTATCTTTCTCGTTGAAGGCCACGGTGCTTACAGTAAACTAAAATTTGAAAGCGGAGTACACCGGGTCCAGCGGGTACCGACTACAGAATCCGGAGGGAGAATTCACACTTCCACGGCAACTGTCGCCGTACTGCCGGAAGCGGAGGAAGTGGATATAGAAATTGACCCTAAAGACCTGCGCATTGATGTTTTTTGTTCCAGTGGACCGGGGGGCCAATCGGTAAATACTACCCAGTCAGCCGTGAGAATTACGCATTTGCCAACCGGAATAGTGGTGACCTGCCAGGATGAAAAGTCTCAACATAAAAATAAAGATAAGGCTATGAGGGTTCTCAGGGCGCGTCTACTGGATAAACTCGAGCAGGAACGGCAACAGGAGCTGGCTAATGCCCGCAGGAGTCAGGTGGGGAGCGGTGACCGCAGTGAACGAATTAGAACCTATAATTTCCCGCAAAACCGCGTAACCGACCATCGTATTGGGCTGACGGTGCATAAATTAGAACAAGTGTTGCAGGGAGAATTGGAAGAAATCATTGAGGCTCTGATTACTACTGACCAGGCGGCTAAATTAGAAGAAATGGAGTAA
- the prmC gene encoding peptide chain release factor N(5)-glutamine methyltransferase — MERLPAVTARKAIKEAKDRLERAGIETALSEAQQLLGYVLGCSRTALLIRVDQILTAGDYEKYMSLVKKRAERYPLQYLTGHQEFMAMDFLVNPNVLIPRPDTEVVVETALELIKKYNYRSVVDVGTGSGAIAISLARLATGIQVYAVDFSQEALKLARENALRLGVAKQVKFIQGDLLGPFFLQEKEKKHRIRQFDLVVSNPPYIPSAQIENLQPEVRYEPRAALDGGPDGLEVYRRLIPQAADVLRPEGHLVLEIGCDQAEQVVSLIRTNGCFEHIQVGKDYARRDRVVVARRR, encoded by the coding sequence ATGGAACGTCTGCCGGCGGTAACGGCAAGGAAGGCAATTAAAGAAGCCAAGGATCGGCTGGAAAGAGCGGGAATAGAAACGGCTTTAAGCGAAGCCCAGCAGTTGTTAGGCTACGTTTTGGGCTGTTCCCGGACTGCCCTCTTGATTCGGGTTGATCAGATACTCACTGCCGGGGATTATGAAAAATATATGTCCTTGGTAAAAAAGAGAGCCGAACGCTATCCTTTGCAATACCTCACCGGTCACCAGGAATTCATGGCCATGGATTTTTTGGTCAATCCCAATGTCCTTATACCTCGCCCAGATACCGAAGTAGTAGTAGAGACGGCATTGGAGTTGATAAAAAAATATAATTATAGGTCGGTGGTAGATGTAGGTACCGGTAGTGGTGCTATAGCCATCAGCTTAGCCAGATTGGCTACGGGAATTCAGGTGTATGCTGTTGACTTCTCACAGGAAGCTCTAAAGCTGGCTCGGGAAAATGCTTTACGCCTGGGGGTGGCCAAACAGGTAAAATTTATTCAGGGGGACCTGTTGGGGCCTTTCTTTTTACAAGAGAAAGAAAAAAAGCACAGGATCCGGCAGTTTGATTTAGTAGTTTCCAATCCCCCTTATATTCCGTCGGCCCAGATAGAGAATCTGCAACCGGAAGTGCGATATGAGCCTCGTGCTGCTTTGGACGGGGGTCCAGACGGGCTGGAGGTTTATCGCCGGTTAATCCCTCAGGCTGCGGATGTTTTGCGGCCAGAAGGGCATCTGGTTCTTGAAATAGGTTGCGATCAGGCGGAACAAGTTGTGTCTTTGATCCGGACTAATGGATGTTTTGAGCATATTCAAGTGGGGAAAGATTATGCAAGGCGAGATCGAGTAGTTGTAGCTCGCCGCAGATAA
- a CDS encoding chromate transporter, with the protein MKRISKLRLMWRLFLTFFKIGAFTIGGGYVMLPIIEREVVQKWKWVGSEEFVDLIAIAQSTPGVIAINSATIIGYKVAGTGGALFAAIGAALPSFLIILLIANFFLQFREYSPVEAFMRGARAAVVGLLFYASFAMGKKVTESWKTVVLGITGFMAVFFLGIHPIAALIGAGIIGAIFFKE; encoded by the coding sequence ATGAAAAGAATTTCAAAATTACGACTCATGTGGCGGCTTTTTTTAACCTTTTTTAAGATAGGAGCGTTCACTATAGGCGGTGGTTACGTCATGCTCCCCATCATTGAAAGAGAAGTGGTACAGAAATGGAAATGGGTTGGTTCGGAGGAGTTTGTCGACCTGATTGCTATTGCTCAGTCCACTCCCGGTGTTATTGCCATTAACTCGGCGACCATAATCGGCTATAAGGTAGCAGGAACCGGAGGAGCGTTATTTGCGGCCATAGGTGCTGCACTCCCTTCCTTTTTGATTATTTTGCTAATAGCCAATTTCTTTTTACAATTCAGGGAATATTCACCGGTCGAAGCATTTATGAGAGGCGCCCGGGCGGCGGTGGTTGGTCTTCTTTTTTATGCGTCTTTTGCCATGGGGAAGAAAGTAACTGAAAGCTGGAAAACCGTTGTACTAGGTATAACTGGTTTTATGGCCGTATTTTTCTTAGGAATACATCCCATTGCTGCTCTTATCGGAGCCGGAATTATTGGGGCCATCTTTTTTAAGGAGTAG
- a CDS encoding chromate transporter produces the protein MLLLRLFFTYVKIGTFSIGGGYAMIPLLEKELVKVNHWLTMDQLVDIIALSQMTPGPISINSATFIGYKLAGIPGSLVATGGMVLPPILMILLIARFFFRFQELPVLQAVFRGLRPMVVALILAAGVSFARNALIDVSSVVILVSALFGVTLLRFHPILVILLSGLVGLVIYLP, from the coding sequence ATGCTGCTCTTAAGACTGTTTTTTACCTATGTCAAAATCGGCACTTTCAGTATCGGTGGCGGCTACGCCATGATACCCCTGCTGGAAAAAGAACTAGTTAAGGTTAACCACTGGCTGACTATGGACCAGTTGGTAGACATCATTGCCCTGTCTCAAATGACACCGGGCCCCATCTCTATCAACTCGGCGACCTTTATAGGATACAAGCTGGCCGGCATTCCCGGCTCCCTGGTGGCTACTGGAGGGATGGTTCTGCCGCCGATTTTGATGATCTTGCTAATAGCCCGCTTCTTTTTCCGCTTTCAGGAGTTGCCTGTATTGCAGGCAGTTTTTCGGGGATTGCGTCCTATGGTAGTTGCGCTGATTCTGGCGGCAGGGGTTAGTTTCGCCCGGAATGCATTGATAGATGTATCAAGCGTGGTTATCTTGGTGAGCGCCCTTTTCGGGGTGACCTTATTGCGTTTTCATCCCATTTTGGTAATTCTTCTATCCGGGCTGGTTGGCCTTGTTATCTATTTGCCTTGA
- a CDS encoding cyclic-di-AMP receptor produces the protein MIAIVQDADADSLLEELIRYKFRATKLASSGGFLRRGNTTILIGVEDDEVEQVKHLIRANCERRQIRRLAFEEKEDLQELLTTGTVVLVLNVEEFEKF, from the coding sequence GTGATTGCCATTGTACAGGATGCCGATGCCGACAGCCTCTTGGAGGAATTGATCAGGTATAAATTTCGGGCTACCAAACTGGCCAGTTCCGGAGGTTTTTTGCGAAGAGGCAATACCACCATATTAATCGGCGTTGAAGACGACGAAGTGGAACAGGTGAAACATCTTATTCGGGCCAATTGCGAAAGGCGGCAAATTCGCAGGCTGGCTTTTGAAGAAAAAGAAGATTTGCAGGAGTTGTTGACCACCGGTACGGTGGTATTGGTACTGAATGTGGAAGAATTTGAAAAATTTTAG